A genomic stretch from Setaria italica strain Yugu1 chromosome VII, Setaria_italica_v2.0, whole genome shotgun sequence includes:
- the LOC101781545 gene encoding probable protein phosphatase 2C 42: MALSVPVTAKTTESGENGRLAYAVSAMQGFRENMEDSHTAVLQLDAATATSFFGVYDGHGGPAVSRYCGKHLHVELRKHPQFHRYPITALEETFLRMDEMMRRRKAGKELSGYGGNEYWDEYREALRGRRFCLPFCGQKLPYSGPLQDGCTACVVLIRGNEIIVGNAGDSRCVLSRNDLAVDLSTDFKPNLPAERQRIENAGRAVTITEARGNIPRIDEGIAVSRTLGDLSYKNDDSLPAIEQAITALPEVRTEHITHDAQFLILACDGIWDCMTSQQAVDYVRIYLAANAGLTFICESLLDHCVALPRGRDNMTVMLVRFKTPGAGQASSSNVLPPPPPPLPPAIVPPAGGHGDQVPPEAAGGHGDQMLPAAAAGHGDQVLPAAAAGHGDQVPPAAAAEGEASCLQSQMVPLSMRTQKEPTSTSSDPPTPNWGSAADGLPPPPVRIPGESRTKSSQNSAEGSKNSEL, from the exons ATGGCACTTAGTGTGCCTGTGACAGCAAAGACTACTGAGAGTGGTGAGAATGGAAGACTTGCTTATGCCGTGTCAGCTATGCAAGGATTTCGTGAAAATATGGAAGATTCT CACACAGCTGTTTTACAACTTGATGCTGCAACTGCCACATCATTCTTTGGTGTTTATGATGGCCATGGAG GACCTGCTGTTTCAAGGTATTGCGGGAAGCACTTACACGTTGAGCTTCGCAAACATCCACAATTTCATCGTTATCCCATTACTGCACTTGAGGAAACGTTCTTAAG GATGGATGAGATGATGAGACGCAGAAAGGCAGGGAAGGAATTATCTGGGTATGGTGGTAATGAATATTGGGATGAATATAGAGAGGCCCTTCGTGGACGACGTTTTTGTCTACCATTCTGTGGGCAG AAGCTTCCCTATTCGGGGCCATTACAAGATGGATGTACAGCATGTGTGGTTCTCATTAGAGGCAACGAAATCATTGTGGGAAATGCTGGTGATTCTCGTTGTGTACTCTCAAGGAATGATCTG GCGGTTGATTTATCCACCGATTTTAAACCAAACCTTCCAGCCGAAAGACAGAGAATAGAAAATGCAGGACGTGCGGTAACCATAACTGAAGCAAGAGGAAATATCCCTCGTATTGATGAAGGAATTGCGGTCTCAAGAACACTCG GTGACCTGTCATACAAGAATGATGATAGTTTACCTGCCATAGAACAAGCAATTACTGCCTTACCTGAAGTTCGCACT GAACATATAACTCATGATGCTCAGTTTCTTATTTTAGCATGTGATGGAATCTG GGATTGCATGACAAGCCAGCAAGCAGTTGATTATGTGAGGATATACTTAGCTGCC AACGCAGGGCTGACGTTCATCTGCGAGTCCCTTCTTGATCACTGCGTAGCACTTCCTAGAGGGAGGGACAACATGACTGTCATGCTGGTTCGGTTCAAGACCCCAGGCGCCGGCCAAGCTAGCTCCAGCAAcgtgctgccaccaccaccgccaccactgccaccaGCAATCGTCCCACCTGCTGGCGGCCATGGTGATCAGGTGCCGCCAGAAGCAGCTGGCGGCCATGGTGATCAGATGCTgccagctgctgccgccggccatggTGATCAGGTGCTGCCAGCTGCTGCCGCTGGCCATGGTGATCAGGTGCCACCAGCTGCTGCCGCCGAAGGTGAAGCTTCGTGCTTGCAGTCCCAAATGGTGCCACTGAGTATGAGAACCCAAAAGGAGCCCACTAGCACCAGTTCTGACCCGCCCACCCCCAACTGGGGTTCTGCAGCTGATggcctcccgcctccgccggtcCGTATCCCAGGCGAATCCAGGACCAAAAGCTCCCAGAACTCAGCCGAGGGCTCCAAGAACTCGGAGCTTTGA
- the LOC101781953 gene encoding magnesium transporter MRS2-C isoform X1, whose protein sequence is MDHDHLKDRLLLPSSRAAAAASANGPHHRRAAPAPGAGGGAGGVSIDVNGLKRRGGGRRSWVRVDAATGAAEAVEVAKPALMRRLDLPARDLRLLDPLFVYPSAILGRERAVVCNLERVRCIITADEALVLREQDPAGGAAAEEAVRRYVDELQRRLVDRADDLPFEFIALEVALEAACSFLDSQAIELEAEAYPLLDELTAKISTLNLERVRRLKSKLVALTRRVQKVRDEIEQLMDDDGDMAEMYLTEKKMRMEASLLDDEDLQGIGNSHNGFSASLSAPVSPVSTPPASRRLEKEFSFARSRHSSFKSSDSSQYNIEELEMLLEAYFVVIDYTLSKLTSLKEYIDDTEDFISIQLDNVRNQLIQFELLLTTATFVVAIFGVVSGVFGMNFEVALFKVPHAFEWTLVITGVCGAVVFGSFLWYFRKRRILPL, encoded by the exons atggACCACGACCACCTCAAGGACCGTctcctcctcccgtcctcccgcgccgccgccgccgcctcggcgaacgggccccaccaccgccgcgccgcgcccgcgcccggcgccggaggcggggcgggcggcgtgTCCATCGACGTCAACGGCCTGaagcggcgcggtggcgggcggcgctcgTGGGTGCGCGTGGACGCGGCGACGGGCGCCGCGGAGGCGGTCGAGGTCGCCAAGCCGGCGCTGATGCGGCGCCTGGACCTGCCCGCGCgcgacctccgcctcctcgaccCGCTCTTCGTCTACCCGTCCGCCATCCTCGGCCGCGAGCGCGCCGTCGTCTGCAACCTCGAGCGGGTCCGCTGCATCATCACCGCCGACGAGGCGCTCGTCCTGCGCGAGCAGGACCCCGCggggggcgccgcggcggaggaggccgtgCGGAGGTACGTCGACGAGCTGCAGCGGCGCCTCGTGGACCGCGCCGACGACCTGCCGTTCGAGTTCATCGCTCTGGAGGTCGCGCTCGAGGCCGCCTGCTCCTTCCTGGACTCGCAG GCTATCGAATTAGAGGCTGAAGCTTACCCATTACTAGATGAGCTGACAGCAAAAATCAGCACCCTCAACTTGGAACGTGTCCGGCGCCTAAAGAGCAAGCTGGTTGCATTGACAAGGAGAGTCCAGAAG GTCAGAGATGAGATAGAGCAGCTCATGGACGATGACGGTGATATGGCTGAAATGTATCTCACTGAGAAGAAAATGAGGATGGAAGCATCCCTGTTAGATGATGAGGACCTTCAGGGAATTGGCAATAGTCATAATGGGTTCAGTGCATCTCTCTCAGCTCCAGTTTCACCTGTTTCAACACCCCCTGCATCCCGGAGGCTTGAGAAGGAATTCAGTTTCGCCAGAAGCAGGCACAGCAGCTTCAAGAGCTCAGATAGCAGTCAGTACAACATAGAAGAACTGGAAATGTTGTTGGAAGCCTACTTTGTTGTCATCGATTACACCCTCAGCAAGTTAACTTCG CTGAAGGAGTATATTGATGATACAGAGGATTTTATCAGCATACAGCTG GATAACGTCCGGAACCAGCTGATCCAGTTCGAGCTGCTCCTGACCACCGCCACATTCGTGGTGGCCATCTTCGGCGTGGTCTCGGGAGTTTTCGGCATGAACTTTGAGGTCGCCCTGTTCAAGGTGCCCCACGCGTTCGAGTGGACCCTCGTCATAACAGGGGTCTGCGGCGCCGTCGTGTTCGGCTCCTTCCTCTGGTACTtcaggaagaggaggattctCCCCTTGTAG
- the LOC101781953 gene encoding magnesium transporter MRS2-C isoform X2: MDHDHLKDRLLLPSSRAAAAASANGPHHRRAAPAPGAGGGAGGVSIDVNGLKRRGGGRRSWVRVDAATGAAEAVEVAKPALMRRLDLPARDLRLLDPLFVYPSAILGRERAVVCNLERVRCIITADEALVLREQDPAGGAAAEEAVRRYVDELQRRLVDRADDLPFEFIALEVALEAACSFLDSQAIELEAEAYPLLDELTAKISTLNLERVRRLKSKLVALTRRVQKVRDEIEQLMDDDGDMAEMYLTEKKMRMEASLLDDEDLQGIGNSHNGFSASLSAPVSPVSTPPASRRLEKEFSFARSRHSSFKSSDSSQYNIEELEMLLEAYFVVIDYTLSKLTSDNVRNQLIQFELLLTTATFVVAIFGVVSGVFGMNFEVALFKVPHAFEWTLVITGVCGAVVFGSFLWYFRKRRILPL; this comes from the exons atggACCACGACCACCTCAAGGACCGTctcctcctcccgtcctcccgcgccgccgccgccgcctcggcgaacgggccccaccaccgccgcgccgcgcccgcgcccggcgccggaggcggggcgggcggcgtgTCCATCGACGTCAACGGCCTGaagcggcgcggtggcgggcggcgctcgTGGGTGCGCGTGGACGCGGCGACGGGCGCCGCGGAGGCGGTCGAGGTCGCCAAGCCGGCGCTGATGCGGCGCCTGGACCTGCCCGCGCgcgacctccgcctcctcgaccCGCTCTTCGTCTACCCGTCCGCCATCCTCGGCCGCGAGCGCGCCGTCGTCTGCAACCTCGAGCGGGTCCGCTGCATCATCACCGCCGACGAGGCGCTCGTCCTGCGCGAGCAGGACCCCGCggggggcgccgcggcggaggaggccgtgCGGAGGTACGTCGACGAGCTGCAGCGGCGCCTCGTGGACCGCGCCGACGACCTGCCGTTCGAGTTCATCGCTCTGGAGGTCGCGCTCGAGGCCGCCTGCTCCTTCCTGGACTCGCAG GCTATCGAATTAGAGGCTGAAGCTTACCCATTACTAGATGAGCTGACAGCAAAAATCAGCACCCTCAACTTGGAACGTGTCCGGCGCCTAAAGAGCAAGCTGGTTGCATTGACAAGGAGAGTCCAGAAG GTCAGAGATGAGATAGAGCAGCTCATGGACGATGACGGTGATATGGCTGAAATGTATCTCACTGAGAAGAAAATGAGGATGGAAGCATCCCTGTTAGATGATGAGGACCTTCAGGGAATTGGCAATAGTCATAATGGGTTCAGTGCATCTCTCTCAGCTCCAGTTTCACCTGTTTCAACACCCCCTGCATCCCGGAGGCTTGAGAAGGAATTCAGTTTCGCCAGAAGCAGGCACAGCAGCTTCAAGAGCTCAGATAGCAGTCAGTACAACATAGAAGAACTGGAAATGTTGTTGGAAGCCTACTTTGTTGTCATCGATTACACCCTCAGCAAGTTAACTTCG GATAACGTCCGGAACCAGCTGATCCAGTTCGAGCTGCTCCTGACCACCGCCACATTCGTGGTGGCCATCTTCGGCGTGGTCTCGGGAGTTTTCGGCATGAACTTTGAGGTCGCCCTGTTCAAGGTGCCCCACGCGTTCGAGTGGACCCTCGTCATAACAGGGGTCTGCGGCGCCGTCGTGTTCGGCTCCTTCCTCTGGTACTtcaggaagaggaggattctCCCCTTGTAG
- the LOC101781149 gene encoding 60S ribosomal protein L23A, translating into MAPKAAPAKKGDAKAQALKVAKAVKSGTVKKKTKKIRTSVTFHRPKTLKKARDPKYPRVSAPGRNKLDQYQILKYPLTTESAMKKIEDNNTLVFIVDLKADKKKIKAAVKKMYDIQAKKVNTLIRPDGKKKAYVKLTPDYDALDVANKIGII; encoded by the exons ATGGCTCCTAAAG CTGCTCCTGCTAAGAAGGGTGATGCCAAGGCCCAGGCCTTGAAGGTTGCCAAGGCTGTGAAGTCTGGTACagtgaagaagaagaccaaGAAGATCCGCACGTCTGTGACATTTCACCGCCCCAAGACCCTGAAGAAGGCTAGGGACCCGAAGTACCCAAGAGTCAGCGCTCCTGGAAGGAACAAGCTTGATCAGTACCAAATCCTGAAGTACCCTCTCACCACTGAATCAGCAATGAAGAAGATTGAAGATAACAACACTCTGGTCTTCATCGTGGACCTCAAGGCGGacaagaagaagatcaaggcTGCTGTCAAGAAGATGTATGACATTCAGGCAAAGAAGGTCAACACCCTGATCAG GCCTgatgggaagaagaaggcttacGTGAAGCTGACACCGGACTACGATGCTCTTGATGTGGCCAACAAAATCGGCATCATCTAA
- the LOC101782624 gene encoding uncharacterized protein LOC101782624: MSGAGARGRLAPASGGGADSEPRSAGSRTRSVSATRGRKPSPRPGRDVAAAAAAAEEKKPAGVPTLLPSLSAPAGMRRQELLLRSGLSLDASCSSDASTDSFCSRASTGRIGRPAFGAKKKKALSQTDYKAVSMLERDGGLASQTDAAGVKRRCAWVTANTDPCYAAFHDEEWGVPVHDDKKLFELLVLSGALAELTWPAILNKRAIFREVFMDFDPVLVSKLSEKKIIAPGSPSSSLLSEQKLRGVIENARQILKIVEEFGSFDKYCWSFVNHKPILSRFRYPRQVPVKTSKADAISKDLVRRGFRSVGPTVVYTFMQVSGMTNDHLISCYRFAECAASPASPAKLTDGSEANSSDSNHAPTEQKMNGTNGLAADIELSRTIDELSIS, from the exons ATGTCCGGGGCTGGCGCGAGGGGGCGGCTGGcgccggcgtccggcggcggtgcggacTCCGAGCCGCGGTCCGCGGGGAGCAGGACGCGCTCGGTGTCCGCTACTCGCGGGCGGAAGCCGTCGCCGAGGCCCGGGAGGGAtgtggccgcggcggctgcggcagCGGAGGAGAAGAAGCCCGCTGGCGTGCCCACATTGCTGCCCTCGCTCAGCGCGCCCGCCGGGATGCGCCGGCAGGAGCTGCTGCTGCGCTCGGGCCTGTCTCTTGACGCATCCTGCTCCTCGGACGCGTCCACCGACTCGTTCTGCAGCAGGGCGTCCACTGGGCGGATTGGGAGGCCGGCGTTTggggcgaagaagaagaaggccctcTCTCAGACCGATTACAAGGCTGTTTCCATGCTGGAAAGGGATGGTGGATTGGCTTCCCAGACTGATGCTGCTGGTGTGAAGAGGAGGTGCGCCTGGGTGACAGCAAATACTG ATCCCTGTTATGCTGCATTTCATGATGAAGAGTGGGGAGTTCCTGTACATGATGACAA GAAGTTGTTTGAGTTGCTAGTGCTGTCAGGTGCATTAGCTGAACTAACATGGCCAGCGATTCTGAACAAGAGAGCCATATTCAG GGAAGTTTTCATGGATTTTGACCCAGTATTGGTCTCAAAATTAAGTGAGAAGAAAATTATTGCACCTGGAAGTCCCAGCAGTTCACTGTTATCTGAACAGAAACTGCGTGGTGTTATTGAAAATGCACGCCAAATACTCAAG ATTGTAGAGGAATTTGGATCATTTGATAAATACTGTTGGAGCTTCGTGAACCACAAACCTATATTGAGCCGATTCAGGTACCCTCGTCAAGTGCCTGTCAAAACATCAAAAGCAGATGCCATAAGCAAAGATCTGGTTCGGAGGGGTTTCCGCAGCGTCGGCCCAACAGTCGTGTATACCTTCATGCAAGTCTCTGGCATGACCAACGACCACCTCATCTCCTGCTACCGGTTTGCTGAATGCGCAGCGTCCCCTGCTAGTCCTGCTAAACTTACTGATGGAAGCGAAGCAAACTCAAGTGACAGCAACCATGCCCCAACGGAGCAGAAGATGAACGGGACCAATGGCCTGGCTGCGGATATTGAACTCTCCAGAACTATAGACGAGCTCAGCATTTCCTAG